DNA sequence from the Asticcacaulis sp. AND118 genome:
CATCAGGATCAGCAAACGAAAGAAGCTGAAAAGCAGGCCGTCGTTCTCAGGGCGAAGCTAAAGCGTTCGGAAGCCAATTACAAAAGGCTTGAGGAACTCATCACTTCCCTGCCCGCTGTCGTGCGCAAATCGCTCGGCATGTCACTGCCTCGCAAAGCCGCAAATATCGCGCAGATCAGCAAAATTATCGGTCCGTTTTTTGACAAGGCTTGGTACGCCGAGCAGTATAAAGACGTGCGCCAATCCTCACTGGACCCCCTTACGCACTACATAGTCTACGGAGAGCCTGAAGGGCGTGATCCACATCCGAAATTTTCGACGGAGTGGTATCTCGAAAGCAACCTGGACGTTATGGAAGCTGGCGTGAATGCGTTCGCGCATTTTATTGAGATGGGTCAGTATGAAGGCCGTGATCCGTCGCCTAACCACGCTTTGTCGACATTCGGGGGCGCGTTTCCGCCAGTCGTCGCTTCGGATATCTAGCACCGGGTATCTTGCATTATTCCTCGTGGGGCTGGGCGAGCCTCCGCGAACAGGCTATGAATATAGCTGCAGAGGCAAAGATGAAAGAATCGTGCCCGCTACGACAATCAACTTCAAGGGAATGGGGCAATGGATATCGTAATGGTTCGTCTGCTGGGTGGGCTCGCCAATCAGCTTTTTCAGTACGCACTGGGAAGGACATTGGCCATTCGCACCGGCGCCCTCCTGCGCTTTGATACCCGCGACCTTGATAACGACACCCTGCGGGATTACGCGCTCGATGTGTTGAACGTGCGCGGATGCAAAGCCTCGCTCGCCGAACTTGATTATTTCCGTCCTGAAAATTCGAGCAAGATCACCTTGCTACAGGAAAAGAGCTTTACGTATGATCCGACCATCCGTTTGGCTCAGGCGCCCATTTACCTGTCGGGCTATTGGCAGTCGGAGAAATACTTTTTCGACATGGACTCGGTCTTGCGTCAGGACATTACCCTTGCGACCCCCCTGTCGCAGCTTGGAAATGAATTGGCAAAGCGGATGGAGGCTACAAACTCCGTTTCCGTACATGTCCGCCGTGGCGATTACGTTACAAACAGCCACACCAACACCTACCACGGCGCTGTAGGGGTGGATTATATAAATAAATCCATCCAGCATATCCATACCACACATCCGTCCTCCGTTTTCTTTGTGTTTTCTGACGATATCGAATGGACGAAAGCAAATCTGAAAAGTGAGGCGGAACTGGTTTTTGTGCCCGCCCGCCCAGATGCGTGCGACGCCGAAGACATGATCCTGATGGGAAGATGTAAACATCACATCTTATCGAATTCCTCTTTTAGCTGGTGGGGCGCGTGGTTGAACCCCAGTCGTAGAAAGATTGTAATTGCGCCGTCTCCCTGGTTCAGAAATCCGGAAAACGACACCCGCGACCTCTACGGAGAGCGTTGGCTGAAACTGTCTATTCAGACTGGGGATAAGGTGGCCTGACCGGAATAATCACGCATCTTTACCATTCGCATTAATATACCGGTCGACATAGTTCCGATAGAAATAGTGTGGGGAATAAGCTATTGGCAAACCTCCGATTCATTCGCAGATCGGATTATTGAGACCCGCTATTTCAGGAATACTTTGCACCATGCGGACAGTTAGAATTGTACACCATCTGGCGTCGTCAGGGGGCACATTGGTAAGCCGGTGCCTTGCGTCAATGACGCAGGTTGGCCTTCTTAGCGAGCAACACCCTCTCCGAGCCATGCGTGAGCGCTACGACCCCTACCTTCACGCTTTTTGGCAAGGCTGGGGCTCTGAAAACGAGTTTATCGAGGGATTTCGAGCGCAAACGCAGATATTGCACGATGCCGCGGCGAAACACGATAAGACTCTAGTTATTCGTGACTGGACACACGCTGACTATTTCGGCAGTGAACGACTACGATCGATGACGGCTTCGTCGCTGGAAGGTCACTTCAATCTTATTCGAGCCGCGACCGTACGCCACCCGATCGATACGTGGCTCTCGATGACCGCAAGCCGCTTTCTGGAATTTGATCACGCCGAGTTTTTGCGCCGGTTTCTCGCTTTTGCGGAAATGGCGGTCTCGATGCCTGTCATCCGCTACGAGGATGTCTGCCGTAGCCCGCAAAAAGCCATTGCCGAACTATGTACGGCCCTCGATATCAACTTCGAAGAAGACTTTCTCGACCGCCTCACAAGCGTGATCTGGGTTACAGGCGCCAGCGGGCGAAAAGGTGACCTGCCTGAGCCTCGCCCCCGGCAACCGATCTCCAATGAAGATTATGATAAGCTGGTGAGTAACCCCATGATGGCGGAAATCTGTTCACGGCTTGGCTACTCCGTCGAAGAGGATCCCAACTGATAATGGGCCGGCAGTGAAAGCCACGTCCCTATCATCCCGCCCAACCCGGAGCGGGATGATAGGTCGAATTTCCGCTCGACGCCTACAGATACCAGTGCATGGATAGAGACCGATAACTGTCTCCAAACTCTTGAGCCAAACTGTCAAGGCCCCGCTCCAGCGCTTTGGAACGCGCCATCGCCAGATTGCGGAAGTGCTCACGATGAAGCTTTCCGCCAAAATTTTCCAAAGCCCACTGCGCATAGGTTTCATATTCTGAGAAGCCCGACGCATTATCGTAGTCAACGACATCCAGAATTGCGCGGAACCAGGGCTTATGCCATTTGCGCTCCAAGAAGGACTGCAAATCTCCGAGGATATTGCGGTTAATCAGCGCCTGATGGGATACGCTGCTGGTATAGGTGACAGGTTCGCGCCCCGTGAGACGGCCATAGGTCAGGAAGTAGGGCACATGAAACTCGTCAGAATGCAGAACCAGATCCCGCCCTCCGGCTTGATATACCTGCGGCTTTAACAGGATAGTATCGGCATCCATGACAAGGTAATGGCTGCCGCTGGCCAGTTTCGCAGCTCCGAATTTCAGAAGTTGCTGGAACATCCATCCTGACCGGTCCACATCATCGACCGTATACGAAATGTCGGTCCGGCGCAGGCCAATAACTTCATTCTCAGGCACAAACCGCAGGCCATTGTCACGCGCAAACTCCGGCAGGCGCGAATTTTCATCGCCTACGACGACAAAGCTGGAGACAGGATGACGAAGGAATTTGCGTACGGACTCCACCGACAGTCCCATCGTGTCAACATCGGCTTCACGCGCGACATATACCACATCCAGAGGCAACTCACTTCTCACCTCATCCCCTGTCGTGGTTGAGCCGGCTACAGACTGATAGTAGCCCAAGGTCTGCCATCCCACGATGTTTGACGGCCAACCCGTTTTTGCGGCTGACAGCCCATGCACCGCCCTTGAGACAGCGGTAGGACGCCACTTATTGAGGACAGAGTTTTGACCGAGATGCTCGACGTAAGAGGTCATGGTCGAAAAGTTCCACCAGCCTTCGCTCTGGAACCTTCGCGTCATCTCGGTCTCATCGTCGCGATGTTCGGGGAAAAAGCCGATGCGCTTGAAATCCTCGATGCAGAACATATAGTTCAGCGCACCCATGCGCTTTTTAACAACGAACTGGCCATGTGGCGTATCATAGACGCCCTGCCATTCGTGAAACTCGTCGTCGCTGGAATTGAACCCTGAAAGCGGTCCGATACGATGCGCCGTATGGTTTTGTTTAGCCCAAAGGGCCGTCTCCAGAAGACGCTGTAACCAAAGCGGGTGAAACAGTGCGTCGGAGTCGCTGGACCCCACTACATCAAAGTCATCAACCGCCAGAACCAGCTTCATAGCCTTGTTATAGGCCGCGCCCCAGTTGTTACCCGTCTTCTGCGTGTAGACGCGTACGCAGCGCGTCTCTCCTGCATGGGCGAGTTCCATATATTGCTGGACGCGATCATCTAAGGAGCCGTCATCAACCAGAACGACCGTCAATTCGTAGTCCTGCGAAGCGGCCGTCTGGAAGACGGAGGTCAGGCAGTTTTCGAGATATTCTGGTCGCTCATGGATAAGGATTGCCATGCCAACTTTCAGTTTTTCCTTTTTCCACTTCGAAAGCGCACGACACCCTTCATCGGGAAGCCGATTGAAAATCTCTTCCGTATACGGCGGGATTGGATCCGAAACCTTCACGTTACGGTCGGCAAGAAATATGCGGCTCCTGGTGGTCAGCTCTGCATGCTGCTCCACAGGCGCCGACTCAATCAGCCATTTCCGTCGGGCGTCCAACTGGCGGCGTAAGGCGAAAAAGTCCAGGCGGCGACTCTGCCGGTTGGCATCTTCGAGCATGGATAGCCAGTCGAAAGCGCGGGAAATAAAGTCGTCCTCGGCACCCCGCTCCCAGTGCGAAATCTGTGAATGCAGCCGTAACGCCGTGTCATCCGTAGGCGCTCCGATCCATTGAAGCTGCCGCAATAACACCTTGTCCGCCAGATGCCGCACCTTTTCAGCCCAGACCGTGGTCACGGCTTGTGGATGGCGGCGATATCTCAATAAGACCTGGGGTACGTTCGCGCATCGAAGTAATTTGCTGGCGCGGGTGAATAGCTCGAAATCTTCCGAAGTAGGGTAGCTCTCGTCGTACCGAAGATTAAACTCGTTCAGGCGGCTTTTACGGAAAGCCACTGCCGGGTGTGCCATAGCGCCACAGAACAACATTTGAGACGTAATATCTTCATGTTGAACAGGCAGCTTCCAGAGGTGGCTTCCGTCCCCAAAGGTCCTGACCCACGATCCCAAAATGGACACGTCGGGATTTTCATCGAAATAGTGCAGTTGAGCCTGTATTCGACTGGGATGACACAAATCATCGGAATCCATTCGAAAAACAAAGTCTCCGCGCGCTAAATCAATGCCTACATTATAACTATTTGATAGGCCGCCATTTCGAGAATTATCTATATAGACCAGCCTGCTGTCACGCTGCACCATGGACTTGACATAGTCTTGGGCGCCGTCTGTCGATCCCGTATCGATCAGGAAAATTTCATACTCAGAAAATGTTTGCTGAAGCAGGTTTTCAAGAGTTTGGACAAGAAGCTCTTTTCTGTCCTTGAACGGCATGACGATAGAAGCAACGGGCCTTGTCCGCATTTTCTTTATTCCTTATTATCAAAGGCAAACCAACGGATGCCGCTCATCTAATCCAGTAAAACTGTGGAAATTAATCTTCAGACAGCCATTGCGATCGCAATTCAATCGAAACCAGTCTTGTTCATGGATTGCCAACGCCACGTATCGGCACACATTTCTTCTATAGTGTGCTGTGCTCGCCAATTCAGTTCCTCCGCTGACCGTGTGCAGTCCGCATAGCTGGTGGCGACATCACCCGCACGACGCGGGCCGACGACGAAGGGAACGTCCCTGCCCGAAGCCTTCTCAAACGCCTCACGCATTTCCATGACACTATAGCCTCGTCCGGTCCCCAGATTTAGGGTTAAACAACCAGTGCGTTTGAACAGGGCCTCCAATGCACGCACGTGTCCGCGGGCAAGGTCCACCACATGGATGTAGTCCCGGACGCCCGTACCATCAGGCGTCTCAAAGTCATCACCATGAACGGTCAGTTTCTCACGCCGCCCCACCGCGACCTGAGACACATACGGCATAAGGTTATTAGGGGTGTCGTTAGGGTCCTCACCAATCAGACCGCTTTTATGCGCGCCTACAGGGTTGAAGTAGCGCAAGATAGCCACCGACCACGCCGGATCGGAGGCCATCAGGTCACGCAACATGTCTTCAACCACCAGCTTCGTGCGGCCGTATGGATTGATAGGATTGGTTTGGTGGTCCTCAGTCAACGGCAACGCCTTTGGAAGGCCGTATACAGTCGCCGACGAGCTGAATATTAATCGTTTGTGACCCGTCTCTTGCATGGCCTGTAGAAGGCGAAGACTTCCGGTGACATTATTATCGTAATATTTAAGCGGATGCTGAGCGGATTCTCCGACGGCTTTCAGTCCCGCAAAATGAATAACACCGCCGAAAGCGTTTTTTTTCATCAAGCCGACCAGAAGTTCAGCATCGAGAATATCGGCTTCGATGAACTCGACGGCCTTGCCGGTTATTTGTTCGACACGTTCCAGAGACCGTTTGGACGAATTTGAAAGATTGTCGATGACTGTTACACGATAACCTGCGTTGAGCAGTTCTACACACGTATGAGATCCGATATAACCGGCTCCGCCGGTGACCAAAACAGATGTGTCCGTCACCCCAATAACCCCATCATCACATGATACCGGCGTGCCTACCCCGCTGGTCATGTATTTGCTTCCAAAAGCTTACAACGATCTTGAAACCAAGACAGATCCACAAAAAGAGTTCCCGTCTCTCCTGCATACGGCTCAACATACCCGGCGGAGATCATACGCGCCCTCACGCTTGCCGCGGTGGCGGATATGCGATGATTAGTCGCAAAATCCCCGTCGGGATCATCAGCGCCAACGACAACAACCTTGGGGCGCCAGCGCTCCAATTGAAAACCGTCAAGCACCAAAGACTCCGCGCCCTCCACGCTTATGACCAACAGGTCGAATCCCGTCGGCACCCCCTCTTCAGATAGTGCGGCGTCCAACGTCCGGGTTTCAACAACGATTTCTTCCCCCTTGTGAAACCGTCTTGCCCAACCGACCCTCGCATAGTCCTCAACCTGCTGTTTGATCAAGGTGGACAATGCGCCGCCGACGTAAAGCGCACTCGTCCCGGAGCGGTTCGAAACAGCATATTCCGCTACGGTCACGGCATTCGCTTCATGACGTTGCCGACAGAGTTCGGCAAAGGCCGGAACAGGCTCTATATACCAACCGCGCCATCCGAAATCTGCCAGACAGGCGGTCGCAGAAGCGGTCTCCCCGTCATAGGCACCCACCTCGACAAAAGTAGCGCGGCGGCGCCGGCCAAAAAGGAATGTCCACTTTTCACTTAACCCCGGAATTTTGCCGGCAGGGCCAACTCTCAGAAGCGTGTCGTCCTGATAATCTTGCATTTTATCGCTCTAACGAACCTTCACGCATATTATTTGTACATTTCGCACAACATCTCTTTCGGCACAATCAGGTTCGTCCCGGGCTTCTTCGCCACCACCATTTGCAGGCAATTTGGAAGATCGACGATCCCATGCGCCACGATTTCGAAAATGCTCCCGATCAGGCGGCGGAATTCCGGAGTCGTCCATTCATGGAGAATATCCGTATTCAACGGAGCGCCTTCCAACCTGGACAGATTTCGACTGGCTAATAATTCCAGAGCGGGAACCGTAAAACTTATCGCCTTTAGATTGCTTCTCGCGAAAAAAGCGAGTACGTCTTCCGGCTTTTCAGCATACTCCAACATGTCACAGCATATGATCATGTCGCAGTCGACGATGGTGCGGTCGAAATGCGAACCATCACGCCAAATACGGTCAGGATATGTCTTGCGAAGGTAGGAGAGGTAAGGTTCGATCTCGTAGCCGATAGTATTGTGGTTATCAAACAGACGCATGAGGTTATCACCCGATCCGGCGCCGAAATTAACTATCTTCTGGAAACCGTTGGCGTCACTGAAACGACGCGCATTCGCATAGGTGCTCAGTTGATAAACACGCTGAAGATGCTGCGCCTGTCCGGAAAAAAGGTTTTCCACGTCACGATGAATGACGAAGCCGGCATACTCATGAAGCGTGCCTGCCCACAACCCGTCGCGATGTGCCAGAACACCAAGCAAGGCTTGATCCTGCCTATGGTTGGCACGCGATGAACCTCTAGGCGCTATGGCGCTGCGTACCCTTGCCAGGCGCGCCCATTCCAAACAGAGCCCACGGCCGGCTTCGTGCGCGGGGTCGAAGGCCACGCAAGCCCCGTTGACGTTCTCCTTTCCTTCCGCCCAAGCCTTGTCCAGGCCAAAAAAAGCCAAGGCCGAAGGATGTGTCCAGTCTGCAAGCGTGCCGGACGAACGCGGCGAGTAGAAACCGTTACGAACCACAGCGTCATAAAGGGCGTCCAGTGGACACAGAATAAGATTGCCGGAATCCATCCAAACGACCGGCCCCCTCGCTTCCGTAAAAAGCGAGGCGATAATCGTCGGCTTCCAGGCATACTGCCCCGCCTCGCTGCGAATATCGAACCAGGCCGGATGATGTTCATAATCGAAGCTACGCAGTTCCACGGCCGGCGTCAGGGCCAGGATTTTCGCACGTTGATCGGGCCGCAAGCCAAGGTCATAAGCAATGATCTGAGAGCGCGACTCGTGTTGCAAAGCGCTCGATAAAAACTGCAGCAATGAATCGCCGTGCGTGTGATCGGCCCCCGTGACAAGGGTCATCCGCCGTCGAGTTCCCATACCTTGTTCCATGTTCACGAAATTTTCCAATTTTTACACAGTTGCGATATCAGATAAGAGTATTGGAAAGTTTGGCTTGGCTTCTACTTTAAAGACCAACCCTCCCATACAAATGGATAGTTAAATATATTCCGATGCGTAATACTGAGACGATCATTCATTAAACGTCGCCTTTCTACAGATTTTGCTTCGTACAAATTATACTTAATATAAATTTTGCTTATAACTGGAAGAAAATCCTGGAGCTGATCCAAGACATCATATTCCACCCCTTCGGCATCAATTTTAATTAAATCAAATTTATTGAGCCCAAAATCCGCTACCAGACCATTGATATTTAAAATGCGAACGATTTCTACACGCGTAGATTCAGAAATTGGATAAATGGAGGAACTGTCTTCACTCAAGTGAATTTTATAAGTTCCAAAATTACCCAAGCCATATGGCGCAATATTTACATTCTCACATTCTGAAAATTTTCTTTCCAGCGTCTGCAAAAATTCGCTCGCAGGTTCGATGAGGTATAATCTCGGATGAAAACGGTTGTTAATCCGTTCGGCCCACGCTCCGCGATGCGCGCCAATATCGACCACAACACTCTCTTCATTCAACCCATCGGGGATCAGAAAAGCCGCCTCGCCACCGTCGGCCTCAAACTTGGCAGCCGCCAGTTCTCGCACCTGTAACGCCTCGACTTCATAGTCCAGCATCAGGCCGTCGACTTCGACGCGTCCGCTCACCATCTGCGGACGCGGATTGTCGTCGATGTCACAATGGACAATATAGTCGACAAACGACCTTTGGCAGGTATCAGCCAAACCGGCACGATGAGCCAGCACGCTAAGCAAGGCCTGATCCTGGCGGTGATTGGCGCGCGAAGAACCAATTGGGGCAATGGCGGCTTTGTCTTGCGCCAATTCGCACCATTCCCTGCCAAGCTTTGCGCCCGCCGGATGCCAGGGATCGAAACCGACGCAAGCCCCGTTTACATTGTGCTTGTGTTCGCCCCACGCCTTATTCAGGCCAAAATGGGCAAGCGTTTTTTCGTGAGTCCACGTCGCAACGGTCCCGGCCGACTCCGGCGAACTGAAGCCGTTGCGTACTATCCGTCCATAGAGGCTGTTCAGGGGACGTAAAATCAAATCTCCGGAATCCATCCAAAGGACCGGTCCCCACGCGTCCTTCATCACCTCACCGATAATCGTCGGTTTCCAGGCGTATTGACCGGCCTCGACCCGAATATCGAACCAGTCCGGATATTTGGAGAAATCAAATGTGCGAAGTTCGATCTTACCGCCCAGCGCCAGAACATCCAGCCTCTGTTTCGTGGTGAGGCCCAAGTCATAAGCGATAATACGCGACCGGGATTCATGGCGAAGCGCACTTTTCAAAAACTGCAAGAGAGATCGGCCATGCGTGACGTCGGCACCCGTAACGATGGTCAAGGGCCGCGGACGCACCTTCCCCAGAAAGGCTTCGGATACAAAGCTCATGACAGCCCTCTCAGGAAGGCGTCACCGACTGAGAAAAAGCCCGTCGACGTCGTGGGCGAGAGCCTTAAAGCCAGAACGTTCTCAAAGGTAAGTTCGAACTCAGCCGCGATCCCGCCGGAGACGGATTTGAAATCCAGACCGATCTGCAGATGCCTGTCGTTGTAAAAGCCGTACCCCCACGAACAGGTCAAATGCGGGGCGACAAAAGGACTGTCGGAAACCCCGGAAGGCAGCTTGAACGAAAACTCATACCGTCCCACATGCACAGGCGGGCCAGCGTTTTCCATCAAAAACTGGGGGTTCGGCCCCAGCACTTGCCAGTCACGAAAAGACCCCTCCTGCCCCAGCAGTTTCAGGTCGGTCATAGGGACAAGATTTATGCTCTGTATCGTCCCCATCTGCCTCTCCAGCCCCAGAATGCACGCATCTACTATTATATTGATTGGAGAACAAGCGCGGGGGTAGACTCTCCGCCTGATTGATTGGCATATCAGCTATTGACCGGCGCTCAGCTCTGCGGCAAGCCGTCTGATAGATGCTTCTGGGGACGCAATGTTGACGACCGACACATCTTCTTCGGCCCTTCCGCTGGACAAAATACTCGCGGCGGACTGTCTGCGCCCATTGGTCGGACTGCCCTGGTTCACTCCACCCAAGGCCCAGGTCAGGCACTTTAATCGCGTTTCGGCGGATTACACGGCAATCATTCCGATCTTCAATCAGGAGGCGATTATCGGTCGCTTCCTGAAAGATTTTTTCCTTCACAGCAGGCTACCGCACAATATTGTCGCCATATTTGACTGCTGTGCGGACGAAAGTCGGAAGGCATTCTGGGCCGGTATAGAGACATACGCGACCGCCAAGCTCGGCTCCGTGATCGAGGTGATCACACCGGTGCCCTATTTCGAAACCGCTTGCGACAATCTCGGCTTCTTGCTCGCCGACGCCCCTCGGGTGATCGAATTTCAGCCTGACCTGATTCTGGGCACGCCGGGCTATGACGCCAAAA
Encoded proteins:
- a CDS encoding alpha-1,2-fucosyltransferase, producing the protein MVRLLGGLANQLFQYALGRTLAIRTGALLRFDTRDLDNDTLRDYALDVLNVRGCKASLAELDYFRPENSSKITLLQEKSFTYDPTIRLAQAPIYLSGYWQSEKYFFDMDSVLRQDITLATPLSQLGNELAKRMEATNSVSVHVRRGDYVTNSHTNTYHGAVGVDYINKSIQHIHTTHPSSVFFVFSDDIEWTKANLKSEAELVFVPARPDACDAEDMILMGRCKHHILSNSSFSWWGAWLNPSRRKIVIAPSPWFRNPENDTRDLYGERWLKLSIQTGDKVA
- a CDS encoding DUF6492 family protein produces the protein MRTRPVASIVMPFKDRKELLVQTLENLLQQTFSEYEIFLIDTGSTDGAQDYVKSMVQRDSRLVYIDNSRNGGLSNSYNVGIDLARGDFVFRMDSDDLCHPSRIQAQLHYFDENPDVSILGSWVRTFGDGSHLWKLPVQHEDITSQMLFCGAMAHPAVAFRKSRLNEFNLRYDESYPTSEDFELFTRASKLLRCANVPQVLLRYRRHPQAVTTVWAEKVRHLADKVLLRQLQWIGAPTDDTALRLHSQISHWERGAEDDFISRAFDWLSMLEDANRQSRRLDFFALRRQLDARRKWLIESAPVEQHAELTTRSRIFLADRNVKVSDPIPPYTEEIFNRLPDEGCRALSKWKKEKLKVGMAILIHERPEYLENCLTSVFQTAASQDYELTVVLVDDGSLDDRVQQYMELAHAGETRCVRVYTQKTGNNWGAAYNKAMKLVLAVDDFDVVGSSDSDALFHPLWLQRLLETALWAKQNHTAHRIGPLSGFNSSDDEFHEWQGVYDTPHGQFVVKKRMGALNYMFCIEDFKRIGFFPEHRDDETEMTRRFQSEGWWNFSTMTSYVEHLGQNSVLNKWRPTAVSRAVHGLSAAKTGWPSNIVGWQTLGYYQSVAGSTTTGDEVRSELPLDVVYVAREADVDTMGLSVESVRKFLRHPVSSFVVVGDENSRLPEFARDNGLRFVPENEVIGLRRTDISYTVDDVDRSGWMFQQLLKFGAAKLASGSHYLVMDADTILLKPQVYQAGGRDLVLHSDEFHVPYFLTYGRLTGREPVTYTSSVSHQALINRNILGDLQSFLERKWHKPWFRAILDVVDYDNASGFSEYETYAQWALENFGGKLHREHFRNLAMARSKALERGLDSLAQEFGDSYRSLSMHWYL
- the galE gene encoding UDP-glucose 4-epimerase GalE, with the protein product MTDTSVLVTGGAGYIGSHTCVELLNAGYRVTVIDNLSNSSKRSLERVEQITGKAVEFIEADILDAELLVGLMKKNAFGGVIHFAGLKAVGESAQHPLKYYDNNVTGSLRLLQAMQETGHKRLIFSSSATVYGLPKALPLTEDHQTNPINPYGRTKLVVEDMLRDLMASDPAWSVAILRYFNPVGAHKSGLIGEDPNDTPNNLMPYVSQVAVGRREKLTVHGDDFETPDGTGVRDYIHVVDLARGHVRALEALFKRTGCLTLNLGTGRGYSVMEMREAFEKASGRDVPFVVGPRRAGDVATSYADCTRSAEELNWRAQHTIEEMCADTWRWQSMNKTGFD
- a CDS encoding FkbM family methyltransferase, whose translation is MQDYQDDTLLRVGPAGKIPGLSEKWTFLFGRRRRATFVEVGAYDGETASATACLADFGWRGWYIEPVPAFAELCRQRHEANAVTVAEYAVSNRSGTSALYVGGALSTLIKQQVEDYARVGWARRFHKGEEIVVETRTLDAALSEEGVPTGFDLLVISVEGAESLVLDGFQLERWRPKVVVVGADDPDGDFATNHRISATAASVRARMISAGYVEPYAGETGTLFVDLSWFQDRCKLLEANT
- a CDS encoding FkbM family methyltransferase codes for the protein MSFVSEAFLGKVRPRPLTIVTGADVTHGRSLLQFLKSALRHESRSRIIAYDLGLTTKQRLDVLALGGKIELRTFDFSKYPDWFDIRVEAGQYAWKPTIIGEVMKDAWGPVLWMDSGDLILRPLNSLYGRIVRNGFSSPESAGTVATWTHEKTLAHFGLNKAWGEHKHNVNGACVGFDPWHPAGAKLGREWCELAQDKAAIAPIGSSRANHRQDQALLSVLAHRAGLADTCQRSFVDYIVHCDIDDNPRPQMVSGRVEVDGLMLDYEVEALQVRELAAAKFEADGGEAAFLIPDGLNEESVVVDIGAHRGAWAERINNRFHPRLYLIEPASEFLQTLERKFSECENVNIAPYGLGNFGTYKIHLSEDSSSIYPISESTRVEIVRILNINGLVADFGLNKFDLIKIDAEGVEYDVLDQLQDFLPVISKIYIKYNLYEAKSVERRRLMNDRLSITHRNIFNYPFVWEGWSLK